The DNA sequence GTGGATATTTTTTGCCAAAAGTCTTTTTTATGATATCCTTAACAATATCAAAATTAATAAATGGCATAAATCTTAAAATAGCTCCAATCATAATCATATTAATTCGCGTTTTTTCTTCAAGGGATAACCTTATTGCATCAACTGTTGCCATTGTCCCAGAAGGAAGTTTTATAATATCCCTTGCTTCATCAGGCTTTTTGTCGGTATTAAGTATTGCCACCCCATCTCTTTCCATTCCTTGAATAACAGGAACTGTATTAATCATATTTTCATGGAATATAGCAACTATATGGGGTTTTACAACAGGACTATTAACTCTTATTTCTTTTTCTTGTGGTGCAAATCTAATATATGACTTTACAGGTGTCCCTTTTTTCTCAGAGCCATAACTTGCAAAGTTAAGTGCATTAAAACCACTATTAACCCCTGCTTCAGCAATTATCTTACCAGATACATTGGCACCAAGTCCACCAATGCTTTCAAGCCTTATTTCAAAATATCCATACTCATTTGTTTTTGGCAGCATGTAAATCTCCCCTATATTATTTTTCTTACTGTTTATTTTTTACCCTTTTTAAATTTTTCATTAACATATTTAATTATTTCTTTTTCAGAATTTGATAATTTTTCATGTAAAATTAAATCA is a window from the Caldicellulosiruptoraceae bacterium PP1 genome containing:
- a CDS encoding 2-oxoacid:acceptor oxidoreductase family protein; translated protein: MLPKTNEYGYFEIRLESIGGLGANVSGKIIAEAGVNSGFNALNFASYGSEKKGTPVKSYIRFAPQEKEIRVNSPVVKPHIVAIFHENMINTVPVIQGMERDGVAILNTDKKPDEARDIIKLPSGTMATVDAIRLSLEEKTRINMIMIGAILRFMPFINFDIVKDIIKKTFGKKYPQTIESNIRGLEVGFNSVTFKEFSFDNKYQYQPYQEEKRPIGYKNATIGGTIIEYANTINKNNITSRVGKIPIFLPEKCIHCGLCETTCPDYVFVWDRIIDEKGKPKMVNKGPDYQYCKGCLRCVDICPVGALVEGIEREHDINKIGVKHDFDIYKKWYEEGVNR